The window GGCGCGGGGTACCGTCATTGACGAAGTTTCGCCACAGCGGTTGAATTTCCTCACGGATGGAGCCAACCATCAGGGGATTGCCGCCCAGGCCACTCCCTACCAGTACATGGAGCTGGAGAGCTTGGTGGAACACAGCCAGCAGGCCGGCCCCAACCCTGTTTTGGTGGTGCTGGACGGGATCCAGGATCCCCACAATTTGGGTGCCATTGCTCGCAGCGTGGAAGCCTTCGGGATGCAGGGGATGGTGATCCCGCAACGACGAGCGGCTGGGGTAACCTCAACCGTGCTGAAGGTGGCTGCCGGCGCCCTCTCCACGTTGCCGGTGGCGCGGGTGGTGAACCTGAATCGAGCCTTGGAATATCTGAAAGAGCAAGGGTTTTGGGTTTATGGCACCGCCAGCCAGGGGGCTGCCCCTGTGTATAGTGCAGATTTTCAACGCCCCATTGCCTTGGTAATCGGCTCAGAAGGGGAAGGGATCAGCCTGCTCACCCAGCGCCATTGTGACCAACTGCTCTCCATTCCCTTGGCAGGCAGAACCGAGAGCTTAAATGCTTCGGTGGCAGCTGGGATTGCCCTCTACGAAATCCACCGACAGCGTTCTCCCCAACAACTGAAACGCACAGAATCTGATACATTCCTCAACAAAGGCAGTAGAATCTAGAGGATTGCAAAAGATGTCGAACGATCATTAACGCCTGTTAATGGGGGATGGATCCCGTGAGCAACCCTTTGGCCAACCTGTTGGATAAGATCCGCGGCTTATCGGTCTGGATTGAGATCACCACCGAAGACTGCACCTACTACTATGGCCCCTTCTCCACTGAGGCAGAAGCCGAGCAGCTCAAAGGTCACTACATTGCCGATTTAAAAGCGGAAGGATCCGAAAAGATCCAGGTCCTGGTGAAGAAAATGCGCCAGCCGGAGTCCCTGACGGTGGCCCGTACTCGTACTGGAGCTCGGTCTTGATGGCAGCCACCGCTTACCAGGTGACGGTTCATCATCGCGGCCAGACTTACCGGTTCACCGCTCCTGCCGATCAGCCAGTTTTGCAGGCGGCCTTTGACCAGGGAGTCGAGCTGCCTTCCTCTTGTCAGGCAGGGGTCTGTACCACTTGTGCGGCACGACTCCGGTCGGGATCTGTCACTCAGCCGGACGCCATGGGCATTGGGCCAGAGCTGAAGGAACAGGGCTTTGTGCTGTTATGTGTAGCCTATGCTACCTCCGATCTGGTGGTGGAAACCGATCAAGAGGATGAGGTTTACCGTCTACAATTTGGTTCCTGAGTCTCTTTCTCTGTTGTGAAGCTGCATTTGCTCCACCTGTCGTTGCCCTTGACTTTACCCCTCCGTGCTGAGCAACTGGAAGACCAGCTCTGTCAACAGGTGAGCCAAGTCCTGGGGCAACCTGCAGAGTTGTTGCGCTGGAGCCTAACTGCGGTCGATGGCGAGCAGGTGTGGGCGGAGGTGGTGGCGACGACACCAGGGGATCCAATTCACCAAAATCCCAGTGAATCTTGAGTTTTCCGTGAGTGAAGCAACTGTAGTAACGGAATTACGTCCTCCCGTCGCTCTGACCATTGCCGGATCCGATAGTGGCGGTGGGGCAGGCATTCAGGCGGATCTGCGCACCTTTGCCTTTCAGCGGGTTCACGGGACAGCGGCGCTCACCTGTGTTACCGCCCAAAATACCCTTGGGGTCAGTCGGGTCGATGCCTTACCCCCAGAGGCGGTGGCTGCTCAAATAGAGGCGGTGGTGGGTGATATCGGCGTGCAGGGGATCAAAACCGGCATGCTGCTAAATCAGGAGATCGTTCAGGAAGTGGCTCACCAAGTGGAGCGATTGGGGCTCAACCCCCTCGTTGTGGATCCGGTGATGGTGTCGCGGACAGGAGCGAAGTTGCTGGCGGAAGAGGCGATTGTGGCGATTCGAGAGCGTTTAATCCCCTTAGCCCAGGTGCTCACGCCCAACCGCTACGAGGCGCAAATCTTGTCCGGCTTGGAGCTGCACTCCCTGGAGGATATGAAAGCGGCTGCGGAACGGATTGGATACCAGGGATCCCCGGCGGTGCTGGTGAAGGGGGGCGGCATGCCGGGGGAGCTGCAGGGGGTGGATGTATGGTTTGATGGGCAGCGATTGGAAGTATTGAAAACGGAGCGGATCCCCACCCGTCACACCCATGGCACCGGCTGTACGCTTTCGGCGGCAATCGCAGCGCAACTGGCTTGGGGGAAGGAGCCTTTCGAGGCGGTTCAACAGGCCAAGCTCTATGTGACGGAAGCGCTGCGTCATCCTCTGGCGATTGGAGCGGGTCAGGGGCCGGTGGGTCATTTCTATCCACTTCTCGGTTAGGTTAGCTAGTCGGCGGGAAGCTCCGTGCTCTCCCGTTGGCGCAGCCTGCCCGCATAGGGGAGTGTCAGGATGAGCTTTAACCGCAAGCAGCCCCGCGCTCTACCCGTTAGGTGTTCGCGTCGCGTGCCGTAGGCATAGCGTCGGGAAGAATTGCGGGTCTGTCGTTCATGGGCTTCAATACCCCCTCGACAGACAAGCTCCGAATGTATTGCCTCAAAACATCGCTTTGGGTTCGCTCCGTAAGACGACAATACTTATCTAAATGTTATCTAAATGCTGTTTTTCTATATCCGAAATCCGAACGGAAAGACTTCTCATGTATCGCAATCCT is drawn from Thermostichus vulcanus str. 'Rupite' and contains these coding sequences:
- the thiD gene encoding bifunctional hydroxymethylpyrimidine kinase/phosphomethylpyrimidine kinase, whose translation is MSEATVVTELRPPVALTIAGSDSGGGAGIQADLRTFAFQRVHGTAALTCVTAQNTLGVSRVDALPPEAVAAQIEAVVGDIGVQGIKTGMLLNQEIVQEVAHQVERLGLNPLVVDPVMVSRTGAKLLAEEAIVAIRERLIPLAQVLTPNRYEAQILSGLELHSLEDMKAAAERIGYQGSPAVLVKGGGMPGELQGVDVWFDGQRLEVLKTERIPTRHTHGTGCTLSAAIAAQLAWGKEPFEAVQQAKLYVTEALRHPLAIGAGQGPVGHFYPLLG
- a CDS encoding DUF1816 domain-containing protein; translation: MDPVSNPLANLLDKIRGLSVWIEITTEDCTYYYGPFSTEAEAEQLKGHYIADLKAEGSEKIQVLVKKMRQPESLTVARTRTGARS
- a CDS encoding 2Fe-2S iron-sulfur cluster-binding protein translates to MAATAYQVTVHHRGQTYRFTAPADQPVLQAAFDQGVELPSSCQAGVCTTCAARLRSGSVTQPDAMGIGPELKEQGFVLLCVAYATSDLVVETDQEDEVYRLQFGS
- the rlmB gene encoding 23S rRNA (guanosine(2251)-2'-O)-methyltransferase RlmB, giving the protein MPKPPQRKPSLQLSRAGKPQRRGGQSGGASRVQRPKGRDRQESSPPVPRAAAEEAPLKPIRRDSERERPKRVIRTQPARERRRDPIPSPREVLAEVPSRPDPQATVADPEPDQEIIYGRQALLAALRAQSTLNRVWILSRLRYSPQFLPLLEEAKARGTVIDEVSPQRLNFLTDGANHQGIAAQATPYQYMELESLVEHSQQAGPNPVLVVLDGIQDPHNLGAIARSVEAFGMQGMVIPQRRAAGVTSTVLKVAAGALSTLPVARVVNLNRALEYLKEQGFWVYGTASQGAAPVYSADFQRPIALVIGSEGEGISLLTQRHCDQLLSIPLAGRTESLNASVAAGIALYEIHRQRSPQQLKRTESDTFLNKGSRI